From Camelus ferus isolate YT-003-E chromosome 18, BCGSAC_Cfer_1.0, whole genome shotgun sequence, one genomic window encodes:
- the BHLHA15 gene encoding class A basic helix-loop-helix protein 15 gives MRPPPRPQRLKRRVLVPRGQPQRVRPRTSAPKARPQSYHPQDNQSGAMKTKNRPPRRRVPPQDAEAAPGERRPDRLQPGSGPEPTKGLRSRTARAQGARAEGGRRRLGPGGRRESSVQRRLESNERERQRMHKLNNAFQALREVIPHVRADKKLSKIETLTLAKNYIKSLTATILTMSSGRLPGLDGPGPKLYQHYQQQQAAGGGLGDSEAQPEGHLQKYSTQIHSFREGS, from the exons ATGAGGCCGCCGCCCCGCCCGCAGCGCCTAAAGCGACGTGTCCTTGTCCCCCGTGGACAGCCCCAGCGCGTGCGGCCACGGACCTCAG CTCCGAAGGCCCGCCCCCAGAGCTATCACCCCCAGGACAACCAGTCTGGAGCCATGAAGACTAAGAACCGGCCACCCCGGCGCCGGGTGCCCCCACAGGACGCAGAGGCCGCCCCAGGGGAGCGGAGGCCCGACAGGCTGCAGCCGGGCTCCGGACCGGAGCCGACGAAGGGTCTGCGGAGCCGGACGGCGCGGGCGCAGGGGGCGCGGGCAGAGGGCGGGCGCAGGCGGCTGGGGCCGGGGGGCCGGCGGGAGAGCAGCGTCCAGCGGCGGCTGGAGAGCAACGAGCGCGAGCGGCAGCGCATGCACAAGCTGAACAACGCCTTCCAGGCTCTGCGTGAGGTCATCCCACACGTGCGGGCCGACAAGAAGCTTTCCAAGATCGAGACGCTCACGCTGGCCAAGAACTACATCAAGTCGCTGACCGCCACCATCCTGACCATGTCCAGCGGCCGCCTCCCGGGCCTGGATGGGCCCGGCCCCAAGCTCTACCAGCACtaccagcagcagcaggcagcCGGGGGCGGGCTCGGGGACTCCGAGGCCCAGCCTGAGGGCCACCTGCAGAAATACTCCACGCAGATCCACAGCTTCCGAGAGGGCTCCTAG